The following DNA comes from Candidatus Methylacidiphilum fumarolicum.
TGGAAAGATTTTCCTACTCCTGATCCGATTAAAAGCCAGAATACCAAAGGAGTACCCAGGGCTCCTATGATTCTATTTTTTTGGCGCAGGAATCGGACGACCTCTCGCATCCATAGTGTATAAATTGCTAAAGGAATATTTTCAACTCTTCTAATAGGTTGTTTCATAAACCTCCTCGTGGGATACCCCTTCCCTTTAGGGAGGGGAGGGATAACGTCCAATGTGGGTATCCATAACCATCGTTACGATGGGTCCTCTTCGCCCGAGCGGGCGAGCAAGGCATCAAAGGCCGCTTTCGCTTATCTAATACGAACACATGAGAGCTTACGCTTCCTTTCCCGGTTATTTCCGGTGACGGAGCCTGGTTGGCGTTCCTGGCTCGCTCCCCTCGGGAATGTGCGCGACCACCTACCCGCTTACGCGAAAGAAGAAAACCTTCGGCGTTTTGCCTTTTGCCAGCATGATCCCCTTCTTCCAGTGTCCGGGACTGAGGAAGCATCCCGGAGTGGGTCTGCTGCCACCTAGCGCTCACGTAGTTACTTCTTTGCATTGCCATCTGCTCCATAACTTACCCTGGTCAACCCGGCTTGCAGTTGTCTACAAGCCCATCCCATTTATGGGATGGGTAGTTGACTTTCTTTATCTCCAACAATAAATTGACGACCAGTCAAATGGAGAAAGACATCTTCTAAAGAGGTTTTAGCAATAGTCATAGCCGTAATATAGCTCTGATGCCTCTCCAACAAATCTGCAGCAAATTGAAGAAGGGTCTGTGGACTTTCATCCTTTTTCGATTCGACAACAATCGCCCCGTTGAGTTTTATAGGCATCCTCCCAAGGTTAAAAATATCCTTTTCTAAAATATCTATAGAAGATGACCGAATAGTGAGAACAAGTCCTGGGAGTAAAGACCTGAGCCGATCTGGACTATCCCAAGCAATGACTTTTCCTTGGTCTAAGATTAACACTTTATCGCATCTTTCTGCTTCATCCATCAGATGGGTTGTAACTAGAATGGTCAGATTTAATTCTTTTCTTAGGGTAAAAAGATAGTTCCATATATCTCTGCGTGCGGCCGGATCGATTCCCGTACTTGGTTCATCCAGAATTAAAACTTCAGGCCGATGCAATATCCCTTTTGCCACTTCAACCCTTCTTTGGAGCCCTCCAGATAAAGTCTCCACAAGATCTTTTTTCCTTTCAGAAAGATGAAAGAGCTTTAATAATTCGTCGATCCGGTTCCGCAACTCTTTGCCATGTAAATTGTACAAGTGACCTTGATGCAACAAATTCTCTTCGACAGTTAATTTTTTATCTAGACTTGGTGACTGAAAGACAATACCCATGATGGCACGAGCAGAAGCACTTTCTTCAGGATAAGAAAACCCAGAAATATTGACTGTTCCAGAGGACAAAGGTAATAAAGTGGAAAGAATTCTAAAAAGGGTTGTCTTCCCACTGCCATTAGGACCCAGAATCCCTGCAATCATCCCCTCTGATACCTCGAAACTGACATTATTTAAAGCTAAACGCTCTCCATAAGAAAAAGTTAGATTTTTTACTTCTAGTTTGGTTCGCTGTTTAATCTTTTCTGTTCTTACAGATTCAGTTTGAATCGGAAAATCTGTACTCATTTTAAAAATTTCCAACTCGAAAAAAATGCTACTAACTACTTCCTAATTAACATGACTTTTTTGGATGTTCAATTCGCGATATTCTCCAAAGTCTTGCCGATTTTGCTTTTGAAAACTCAAATAGCCATGAAGAATTTTTGCCGTTTCTTCTCCCACTCCTAAATTCTGTAAAAACAGGGATTTTGCCCTTTCTCCTAACAACTTTCTTGTCTTTTCCTCAGCAATCAGACTCTTTAGATGATACGAAAACTCCTCCTTGTTTTGCACTACCACAATAGCTCGTTGATCCACAAAAAGATTCAATAATAATTTAAAGTTTTGCATATTTGGTCCGACTATAATCGCTTTTCCTGCTTTGGCAGCCTCTATAAAGTTCTGCCCACCCTTGGCAGTCAAACTTTTCCCTACAAAAACTAGATCAGCTTTTTCATAGAGAGAACGCAACTCTCCAGTAGAATCGACAATAAGGATATCAAAATTACCTTCTGGAGTCATCTCCTTTTCCAAACTGGAGCGCAATCTTGAATTAAGTCCAAATTGATCACAGAGATTTTTGATCTCTTTGGCTCTTTCAGCATGCCGAGGGGCTAGAATTAAACGCAAATTAGGCCAATGCTTCCTAAGCTTGATAAACTCTCTTAGGAGAATATCTTCCTCTCCTCGATGCGTACTGCCCCCTAAAACAACAAGGTTTTTTGCATCCCAACCAACTTTTTTCCACCATCCTAAAGAAACTTCCGTTTGGCTTCTATAGTTAGCAACGTCAAATTTCATACTCCCTAATCGAAAAATTCTTTCAGGTGGAAACCCTACCTTTACAAACCGTTCGATTTCAGAATCATCCGTTACTAATATCAAACTCAACTTGTTAAGATAGGGCTTCATAAACCAAGAAAAAACTTTATACCACCTTTCCGTTCTTTCTGATAGTCGGGCATTGCACAGCAAAACAGGAATCTTTCTTTCAGAGGCTTCTGCCAAGAAATTCGGCCATATTTCTGTCTCAATAAGCACTACAAGTTTTGGGTGAAGATAAGAAAAAGTGCGACGGACTGCCCATGGAAAATCGAGAGGGAAATAAAAGACAAAACATTTTTCTTTGGGTTCCGATAGAGCAAGTCGAAAACCGGTAGCAGTAGTTGTAGAAAAGGCAACTTTGATTTTAGGATCTATTTTCCAAAGCTCCTTTAATATGACTTTTCCTATCATCACTTCTCCCACACTCACTCCATGGATCCACAAATCTACCCCTTGCTCATTGCTCAGTTCTCGCTTTGGATACAATCCTAATCTTTGATCAATTCCATCGAAAGGATTACCCCTCCGCTTCAGTTTTATAAAATAATAGGGAAGGCAAAGAATTGTAAAAAATCCAAATAAGAAGGAGTATAGCCAACGGAGAAAAAAAGACTTCATATCATCTACATTGTATTTACTGCGCTCTGGGATGCGCACGCTGATAAGATGCTCTTAAGTGCTCCGCACTTACTGATGTATAAATTTGTGTTGTCGATAAATGAGAATGACCTAGTAACTCTTGGATACTTCTCAAATCCGCTCCTCCTTCCAAAAGATGCGTGGCAAAGGTATGCCTTAACTTATGAGGGCTTATCGACTGATCCAGCCCAGCAATCATAAGGTATTCTTTCAAAGCAAGTTGGAAAAAACGTGGAGTCAATGGCTTTCCTCTTGAAGAAACGAAAAGAAAATCGGACTCATAAGGACAAACGTTAAGATAATCGCAGATGGCAGCGGTGGCAACCTCTCCAATGATGCAAAATCTTTCTTTTTTTCTCTTTCCCTTAACAAGAAGAGCCAGTTCAGCAGGAAAAAAATTTTTTTTCTTTAACGCGCACAGTTCTCCAACTCGAATGCCCCCACCATAAAGAGTTTCCAGCCATGCCTGGTCTCTTTTCCATTGCCATTCTTTCCATTTGGATTTTGTTCCTTTTTCCTTCTCCTTTTCCCATTTCTGGCGTGGCGCATCGAGCAAAGCACGAATTTGTTCTAAGCTAAGGTATCTTGGAAGTGTCCGATAGAGCTTGGGTAATGAAAGACTAGAAAGGGGACTTTCTTTTCCTTGTTCTTGGTGTTGATAATAGAATTTAAAAAACGAACGAAGGGCAGCAAATCTCAATCGGATGGAACTATTCTTTAAATCAGGTTTTTTAGAAAGAAAATACAGATAGCTTCTGCATTCTTCCTTCCCTATCTCCCTACAAGATTGCCATTTTCCCCAGGAAAAAAATTCTGTTAATGCCTGTCCATAGTTCCGTAGGGTATAAGAAGAAAAATTTTTCTCAGAAAGATAAAGGATAAATTTCTTAAGCGACTCTGCTATTTCTGGTGATAAAAGGCCTTTTTCTTTCTCCACTGCCATCGAAACAGTCCTTTTTTCTATCATTCTCCTTTATTGAGAAAAAGAAAAGAGAAAAAAGAACTTTTACTTTCAACAGCCATTTGATGTGGCATAGAGACCGTTCCGTCAGACTCACTCATTTCTGTTCTTCAGCAGAAACAAAGCTGATTTCCCGCCTCATCGAGCCCGATTTCACCTCCGTCTTGTGACGATGGCCAACGCCTTCTTCTCTCCTGGCTTCGTATCAGGCGGGACACGCTGAAGAGCGCCTAGTACTGTCAAGCCATACGCCAATAGATGCCTAGCCGCATTCACGACCCAATCCTGGAGGGCTCCACAGTCTGGGCAGGTTCGCTGGGACCCTCCCACACGACTCCACCTGGTATTCCAATTGCCGCCGAGACTCGCAAATATTCCTGTCGGCAATGGACCGTGTCAGGGGATCGCTTTCCAGCCTCCCGCTCGCATTCAACTCTTCGATGGCAATGGGATGAAACCGTCGGGTGAGGTTGAAGGTGAGCTGGTGCCAGGCATCCTGCCGGATATTAACAATGCGGGCGTGGAGCCTGGCAGCTTGGCTCTTGGCTTTTTCGCATTCTCCGATACGGGCAACTGTGTGCCTTTGAGAACCAGAGCATTGCCCGTCAACCCAAGCTTTCTCTTGGCATCATGATGCTTGCGCAAGAGACTGTAAAACAGTTGCCGCAATCGCTTTAGCAAGGCCTTGTGTGGTTTGAGACCGATGACCTTTTCTCCCATGGAGAGCTTTGCCATTACTGATACCTCCGCCACCCCAAAGATGGTAGCAGACAGGATCATGCCTGTACACTGCAACGACTCTCGCCTCTGTACCCAACCCTGTTTGGGTATGCAAATGCGGCATCCCTCGAGGAAAAACTGGTCGTTGGCCAGGATAATATACTCATGCACGCCTTTCTTGCAGCACTTCGGGGACTTTGCGCGTCCTGTCCAGAAGTTCTTGAAGGCGGCTCCCAACTGCTTAATCGCCAACTGTAGTGCTCTTTTAGTGATTTCAAGCATACAGGAGAATTGCTCGCGTTCCCATCTCCTCAGCGTTTGAGCAGCCCCCCCAGGAACTCGGCCGGCCTTTTGAAGGCTGTCTATCTTGCGCGACAGGTTTAAAACATACACATTACTGCGCAATAAAGTGTAATTTTTTATGGAAAGGATTCCACCCCTCCTTAGGCCATACAAAATGGAAAAAATGTTGAAATTTCTTTCAAAGGTTTTTCATTAAGATGAATCAAAAAAAATCGATCAACTGTTAAACTTTCAAACTAAAAAAAAATTGGTGAAACATTTACCTCATATCTCAGCTGAACACGATTTTTCCATTTTATCGAAATCCATCCATTTTTTAGGCGATACTTTAGGACGGGTTATTACGAATTTAGAAGGTAAAAAAATACTCGCCATAGAAGAAACTATAAGGAAACTGGCCAAAGAAAGTCGTCAAGGCAAAGAAGAAGCCACTAAAGCTCTCCTACGTATAGTCCAGGGGTTAGATACCGACATCGCCTATCGAATGGCCATGGCTTTTACTTGCTACTTTGAATTGGTCAATATTGCCGAAGAAAATTATCGAGTTCGGATTTTAAAGAAAAGACGGACAAATCAACTGCTCTATCCCAAAAAGGCTATTCCCAAAGAATCGATCGAATCGGCTTTGTTTGAATTAAAAAAAGCGAAAGTTACCAAAAAGCAAGTCCAAGAAATTTTAGAAAAAATGGAGATTGTTCTTGTTTTCACAGCTCATCCCACAGAAATAAAAAGACAAACGATATTAAACAAGCTGTGCGAAATATCCTCCCTGTTAAAAAAAGCATTTGGTAATGTCAAACTACCTCAATCCATTGAGACCGAAATAGAAAGATTAATCGCTTCTCTGTGGCTTACGGAACGATCGAGATCAAAAAATCCTCAGGTCTTAGATGAAGTCCGAACAGGACTCTGGTATTTTGAACATACACTATGGGATGTCATCCCTGAGCTCCATAATGAATTCAAAAGAGTCCTTCATATTTACTATCCTGGAGTTTCCCTAAAACCCAGATGGATATCCTTTGGCTCATGGATTGGAGGAGATAGGGATGGGAACTTTCAAGTGACAACAGTCACAACAGCAGCTACACTTATTTTGCAGCGGAATCTAGCCCTAAAAAAAATTGCCCAAAGCCTTCTTCAGCTTTCTGAAATCTTTTCTGTTTCTAGTCAACATATTGCCCCCTCCAAAAATGTCCTTGGGCTTTTAGAGGAAAAACTAAAAGTTTATCCCTCTCTTAAAGAAGAATACGAGAGTTACCCCAACGAGCCATACCGCCTATTGTTATTGGCCCTAAAAAAAGAAGTCGAAATGGCTATCGATACTATCACCGAAAAGGATCTGCTCGATTTCTTCACCGAACCGTTGCCTCGCTGCTTCACACTGAACACCATAAACACTGTTCTAGAAGCAATTGAAGAGAACTTTAAGGCATCAAATACTCGAATTTTTCTTGAGGGAGAATTTCAAAAACTAAAACAGAGAATCGAAGTTTTTGGCCTTCATATTTTCTCTTTAGATATCCGGCAACATTCCTCTATGCACCAAGAGGCTATTGAAGAGATACTCCAACTCAATAGCAATGGTATCAAATCCTACACAACTCTCAAAGAAGAAGAAAAGGTCGAACTTTTGAACAGCTTGTTCCAAAAGCCTTTCCCTTCCCTTCCATCTCTTTACAGCCATGCAAGCGAAAGGCTCAAGGAAATTCTAGGACCTATTCTGGTTTTTTCTAGATCAATACGGATCTTAGGAAAAGAAGCATGCGGATGTTATCTGATCAGTATGACTTCTGGCTTATCAGATATTCTTGAAGTCCTTTATCTTTGTGAAATATGCGATTGTTTCATTGATATTGCGCCGCTTTTTGAAACTCTTTCGGATTTAAAATCAGCTCCAAAGATTCTTGAGGATCTTCTCTGTCATCCACTTTATAGAAATTACCTGCAAAAACGACACAACAAACAGATAGTCATGCTTGGCTATTCAGATAGCAACAAAGATTGCGGATATATGACTTCTAATTGGTGGCTTTATCACATACAAGAAAAGCTTCATGAAGTTTGTCAATCTCACGGAGTCGATCTTATCCTTTTCCATGGTAGAGGAGGGACCATTGCCCGTGGAGGAGGTCCAGCAGCCAAAGCTATTTTAGCCCAACCCAAAGGGCTTTTAGACGGAAAAATTAGGATTACAGAGCAAGGAGAAGTGCTGTCCACACGTTATCATGATTTCGATATCGCTTTTCGAATTCTCGAACAAACCGCCTATGGGGTACTCCTTGCTATTTATAAAAGCAGGAAAAGGAGCATTATTCGAAAATCTTGGAAAAATATTATAGAGTCAATCGCCGAAAATAGTTATGTTGCCTATACTCAATTGGTCCAAAATGAAGTCGACTTTTTGCGTTTTTGGCAAGAGGTTACCCCAATCAACGAAATTGGGTCTTTAAAAATTGCTTCCCGGCCTATTTTCCGTTTTCAATCTAAAAGTTTCGAAGATCTTAGAGCTATCCCATGGGTGTTTTCCTGGATGCAAACCCGCTTCGTTATTCCTGGTTGGTATGGCATAGGGTCAAGTTTAAAAATAGCTATTGAATCTAGTCCTGAGTCTTTATCCATCCTACGACAGATGTACGATAAATGGCCTTTTTTTCAAACAGTCATAGATAATGCTCAACTTTCTCTTGCTAAAACAGACATTGACATTGCTAAACTGTATTGTTCCTTAGCAACCAACAGAAGCCTCAGCGATAAAATATTTGCAATAATAGAATCCGAATACAAGCAAACGGTCGAAACTATCCTAAAAATAACCAATCAAAATTCCATTCTTGATCATGAACCCATTCTTCAAAGATCCATCCGGTTAAGAAATCCTTATGTAGATCCCCTCAATTATATTCAAGTAGAGATGATCCGAAGAAACCGCAGCGGCTCGATAACCGATCCAAATGAGATTGATAAGATCCGGTCAGTCATCGAGTTAACTATCAATGGAATCAGTGCAGGTCTAAGAAACACTGGATAGTCTTCCATTCCACCTCTTCCTAAAGATCTTTTTCCATAAGAAGGCTAAAGCTTTCGGAGCTCAAATAAAGCTCTACCTTGCCAAACAAAAAAAAGATTTTTTCTTTGCCAATTGTCTATTTTATGCAATAATACTCCTAGATGGATAATAATTATAAAAGCTTTGATCATAAACATTCATTTGATCGGAGCACCTCCCATTTAAAACGGGAATGGGATTATATCTCTTTATCCATTGTACTTGCTATCATCATTGGTTATGTGCTTTTCGTAATTTTTTTGAATTTTGATCATTTTATCCCATATTTAAGGCCAGAAAGCGAAATTTTTGACATTCCTCCCACTCCTTTTTAAAGAACAAAAAATGATTCCTTTAACTTAGAAAAAAGGACTATCTATTAGTTTTTCCTAAAGGATTAGGCCTATAACAAGGCTTTATTGACTGCATTAAGATAGGCTCTGATACTAGCCTCAAAGACATCGGTGGAAGCTGCTTTCCCTGTTACTAAATGTTTTGAGTCAAAATTCACTTTGACGGTCACTTCTCCAATGGCATCTTTCCCCTCTGTCACTGATCTGACTTCATATTCAACTAAATGCCCATGCAGACCAGTAATCCTATCTACAGCTTTCATTGCTGCATCCACCGCTCCATCTCCGGTACTCGCATCCACGAGCAATTCTTGGCCACGCCGTAATTTTATCGTAGCCATTGGAATCCCTCCACTACAATCAGCAACAGCCATATATTCCAGCTGATAAGTCTCTTTGATCCGAGAGATTTGTCCCTCAACAAGAGCAATCAAATCATCATCATAAATAAACTTTTTCTTATCTCCTATGTCTTTAAACTGGGAGAAAATGTTATCTATTTCATCTTTTTCTAATTCGAAGCCTAACATGCGCAGTCTGTTTTCCAGCGCGGCTCTTCCACTATGTT
Coding sequences within:
- a CDS encoding ABC transporter ATP-binding protein encodes the protein MSTDFPIQTESVRTEKIKQRTKLEVKNLTFSYGERLALNNVSFEVSEGMIAGILGPNGSGKTTLFRILSTLLPLSSGTVNISGFSYPEESASARAIMGIVFQSPSLDKKLTVEENLLHQGHLYNLHGKELRNRIDELLKLFHLSERKKDLVETLSGGLQRRVEVAKGILHRPEVLILDEPSTGIDPAARRDIWNYLFTLRKELNLTILVTTHLMDEAERCDKVLILDQGKVIAWDSPDRLRSLLPGLVLTIRSSSIDILEKDIFNLGRMPIKLNGAIVVESKKDESPQTLLQFAADLLERHQSYITAMTIAKTSLEDVFLHLTGRQFIVGDKESQLPIP
- a CDS encoding 3-deoxy-D-manno-octulosonic acid transferase; translated protein: MKSFFLRWLYSFLFGFFTILCLPYYFIKLKRRGNPFDGIDQRLGLYPKRELSNEQGVDLWIHGVSVGEVMIGKVILKELWKIDPKIKVAFSTTTATGFRLALSEPKEKCFVFYFPLDFPWAVRRTFSYLHPKLVVLIETEIWPNFLAEASERKIPVLLCNARLSERTERWYKVFSWFMKPYLNKLSLILVTDDSEIERFVKVGFPPERIFRLGSMKFDVANYRSQTEVSLGWWKKVGWDAKNLVVLGGSTHRGEEDILLREFIKLRKHWPNLRLILAPRHAERAKEIKNLCDQFGLNSRLRSSLEKEMTPEGNFDILIVDSTGELRSLYEKADLVFVGKSLTAKGGQNFIEAAKAGKAIIVGPNMQNFKLLLNLFVDQRAIVVVQNKEEFSYHLKSLIAEEKTRKLLGERAKSLFLQNLGVGEETAKILHGYLSFQKQNRQDFGEYRELNIQKSHVN
- a CDS encoding tyrosine recombinase XerC; amino-acid sequence: MIEKRTVSMAVEKEKGLLSPEIAESLKKFILYLSEKNFSSYTLRNYGQALTEFFSWGKWQSCREIGKEECRSYLYFLSKKPDLKNSSIRLRFAALRSFFKFYYQHQEQGKESPLSSLSLPKLYRTLPRYLSLEQIRALLDAPRQKWEKEKEKGTKSKWKEWQWKRDQAWLETLYGGGIRVGELCALKKKNFFPAELALLVKGKRKKERFCIIGEVATAAICDYLNVCPYESDFLFVSSRGKPLTPRFFQLALKEYLMIAGLDQSISPHKLRHTFATHLLEGGADLRSIQELLGHSHLSTTQIYTSVSAEHLRASYQRAHPRAQ
- the ppc gene encoding phosphoenolpyruvate carboxylase, producing MKHLPHISAEHDFSILSKSIHFLGDTLGRVITNLEGKKILAIEETIRKLAKESRQGKEEATKALLRIVQGLDTDIAYRMAMAFTCYFELVNIAEENYRVRILKKRRTNQLLYPKKAIPKESIESALFELKKAKVTKKQVQEILEKMEIVLVFTAHPTEIKRQTILNKLCEISSLLKKAFGNVKLPQSIETEIERLIASLWLTERSRSKNPQVLDEVRTGLWYFEHTLWDVIPELHNEFKRVLHIYYPGVSLKPRWISFGSWIGGDRDGNFQVTTVTTAATLILQRNLALKKIAQSLLQLSEIFSVSSQHIAPSKNVLGLLEEKLKVYPSLKEEYESYPNEPYRLLLLALKKEVEMAIDTITEKDLLDFFTEPLPRCFTLNTINTVLEAIEENFKASNTRIFLEGEFQKLKQRIEVFGLHIFSLDIRQHSSMHQEAIEEILQLNSNGIKSYTTLKEEEKVELLNSLFQKPFPSLPSLYSHASERLKEILGPILVFSRSIRILGKEACGCYLISMTSGLSDILEVLYLCEICDCFIDIAPLFETLSDLKSAPKILEDLLCHPLYRNYLQKRHNKQIVMLGYSDSNKDCGYMTSNWWLYHIQEKLHEVCQSHGVDLILFHGRGGTIARGGGPAAKAILAQPKGLLDGKIRITEQGEVLSTRYHDFDIAFRILEQTAYGVLLAIYKSRKRSIIRKSWKNIIESIAENSYVAYTQLVQNEVDFLRFWQEVTPINEIGSLKIASRPIFRFQSKSFEDLRAIPWVFSWMQTRFVIPGWYGIGSSLKIAIESSPESLSILRQMYDKWPFFQTVIDNAQLSLAKTDIDIAKLYCSLATNRSLSDKIFAIIESEYKQTVETILKITNQNSILDHEPILQRSIRLRNPYVDPLNYIQVEMIRRNRSGSITDPNEIDKIRSVIELTINGISAGLRNTG